In Chitinivibrionia bacterium, a single window of DNA contains:
- the argS gene encoding arginine--tRNA ligase: MKSIREYVENLTEIAFDEAQIDKKFAKVVKSQRPDLCQFQCNGALAAAKTLGKNPREIGQKVADILSKNADFAKIEIAGAGFINITLKDEVIEKILSGETLQNNNSAQTIVLDFGGPNVAKPMHVGHLRSAIIGDCLRRLFKHLGYKVIADNHLGDWGTQMGMLICKTQEKYPDLPYFDEKFSGEYPQNPPFDIAELELLYPQASKECKENADKMAAAVKATDELQQGRAGYVALWKHFVNLSVATLKNDFEQLGVEFDYWLGESFYMDRMKEVVKYLKKENYATESQGALVIEVAEPTDTKEYPPVLLVKSGGGFLYATSDIATIDYRVKEFSPNRVCYVVDKRQSLHFEQVFRAVKKSKIAGQDLLLEHIGFGTVNGQDGKPYKTREGGVMKLADLINLVINKAKERIEEANLAANETEEEKAKIAKMVGISALKFADLSNYRLSDYVFDLDKFCAFEGKTGPYLLYTAVRIKSIIRKCAEAKITSGEIKITDNDRDLLLEIGRLGDVLESAGVDCSPNYLCDYIYGLSQEFNRFYNSSPILHEKDEILQKSRLAIAEKTLKTIETVLAVLGIDIPERM; encoded by the coding sequence ATGAAAAGTATCAGAGAGTATGTCGAAAATCTAACGGAAATCGCATTTGACGAAGCGCAAATCGACAAAAAATTTGCAAAAGTCGTAAAATCACAACGTCCCGATTTATGTCAGTTTCAATGCAACGGCGCGCTTGCGGCGGCAAAAACTTTAGGTAAAAACCCTCGCGAAATCGGGCAAAAAGTCGCCGATATTTTAAGCAAAAATGCGGATTTTGCAAAGATAGAAATCGCAGGCGCGGGATTTATAAATATTACGCTTAAAGACGAAGTTATCGAAAAAATATTGTCGGGCGAGACGTTGCAAAACAATAATTCCGCGCAAACGATAGTTCTTGACTTCGGCGGACCGAATGTTGCAAAACCTATGCACGTCGGACATTTGCGAAGCGCAATAATCGGCGACTGTTTGCGACGACTTTTCAAACATTTGGGCTACAAAGTAATCGCCGACAACCACTTGGGCGACTGGGGAACGCAGATGGGAATGCTTATCTGCAAAACGCAAGAAAAATATCCCGATTTGCCGTATTTTGACGAAAAATTTTCGGGTGAATATCCGCAAAATCCGCCGTTTGATATTGCCGAACTGGAACTTTTATATCCGCAGGCAAGCAAAGAATGCAAGGAAAACGCCGACAAAATGGCGGCGGCGGTAAAAGCGACAGACGAATTACAGCAAGGAAGAGCGGGATATGTCGCGCTTTGGAAACATTTTGTGAATTTATCGGTGGCAACGCTCAAAAACGACTTTGAACAACTCGGCGTAGAGTTCGATTATTGGCTCGGCGAAAGTTTTTATATGGACAGAATGAAAGAGGTCGTCAAATACCTCAAAAAAGAAAATTACGCGACAGAGTCTCAGGGCGCGCTCGTTATTGAAGTCGCCGAGCCGACCGATACCAAAGAATATCCGCCCGTATTGCTCGTAAAAAGCGGCGGCGGATTTTTGTATGCCACAAGCGATATTGCGACCATCGATTACCGCGTAAAAGAATTTTCGCCCAACCGTGTTTGCTATGTTGTCGATAAACGTCAGTCGTTGCACTTTGAGCAGGTTTTTCGCGCAGTCAAAAAATCGAAAATTGCGGGGCAGGATTTGCTTTTGGAGCATATCGGTTTCGGCACGGTAAACGGGCAGGACGGAAAGCCCTACAAAACGCGCGAAGGCGGCGTTATGAAGCTCGCCGACCTAATAAACTTGGTAATAAACAAGGCAAAAGAGCGAATTGAAGAAGCAAATTTGGCGGCGAATGAAACCGAAGAAGAAAAAGCGAAAATCGCCAAAATGGTTGGAATTTCCGCGCTGAAATTTGCAGATTTGTCGAATTACCGTCTTTCGGATTACGTTTTTGATTTGGATAAATTCTGCGCGTTCGAGGGTAAAACAGGACCTTATTTATTATATACGGCAGTCCGAATAAAATCGATAATCCGCAAATGCGCGGAGGCAAAAATTACGTCGGGCGAAATAAAAATCACCGACAACGACCGCGATTTGCTTTTGGAAATCGGACGTTTGGGCGACGTTTTAGAAAGCGCGGGCGTTGATTGTTCCCCCAATTATCTTTGCGACTACATTTACGGACTTTCGCAGGAATTTAACCGTTTTTACAACTCCTCGCCGATTTTGCACGAGAAAGACGAAATCCTGCAAAAATCGCGCTTGGCAATCGCCGAAAAAACGCTTAAAACCATAGAAACCGTACTTGCTGTTTTGGGGATTGATATACCTGAAAGGATGTAA